One stretch of bacterium DNA includes these proteins:
- a CDS encoding PQQ-binding-like beta-propeller repeat protein — translation MEQKRYIVRVDGAPEPARPARKILKMLDLGELAPTNEVYDMSAFDWRPLADVEPFKSHLEREAELTSLGPEEFARKKRIRQPGRYILIGVGILVGVAVIAFAMAELFGVFARGIGGIPEVPTGQAALVWKFQEGDSLTSSPFFYEGKVYFGSEDGYLYCVDAGTGHGLWKHSTGGPVIGEVLAADGRVYVGSCDDALWCFDALTGKRLWRFGTGHYVGGGVTCADGRVYFGSYDHDVYCLDAASGEEVWRYETGGWVFSTPFVAGGRVFVGSLDGWLYCLDAATGAPVWKFETQGEVYSSPYVWEGKVYFGSDDTWLRCLDVGTGRALWRYRDPDYWNCIRSRIVVFDGRVYFGCLNHIVYCVDAATGMERWRHKTTNTVEAGGVVAGKLTDGRAFWVSQPARWLESGDWPEKPEAAEAVLYIGSANGSLYCLNAADGKVVWAYAAKRHILSDPACGGGMAYFASDDGYLYAVKSAAQDGD, via the coding sequence ATGGAGCAGAAGCGGTACATCGTGCGGGTGGACGGGGCGCCGGAGCCGGCCCGACCCGCGCGCAAGATTCTGAAAATGCTCGACCTGGGCGAGCTGGCGCCCACGAACGAGGTCTACGACATGTCCGCCTTCGACTGGCGGCCGCTGGCCGACGTCGAGCCCTTCAAGAGCCACCTCGAGCGCGAGGCGGAGCTGACGTCCCTCGGCCCCGAGGAATTCGCCAGGAAGAAGCGCATCCGCCAGCCGGGGCGCTACATCCTGATCGGCGTCGGCATCCTCGTCGGGGTGGCGGTCATCGCCTTCGCCATGGCCGAGCTCTTCGGCGTCTTCGCCCGGGGGATAGGCGGGATTCCCGAGGTGCCGACGGGGCAGGCGGCGCTCGTGTGGAAGTTCCAGGAGGGCGACTCCCTGACCAGCTCGCCGTTCTTTTACGAGGGGAAGGTTTACTTCGGGTCCGAGGACGGCTACCTGTACTGCGTGGACGCCGGAACCGGCCACGGGCTGTGGAAGCACTCGACGGGCGGTCCCGTCATCGGCGAGGTCCTGGCGGCCGACGGCCGGGTGTACGTGGGGAGCTGCGACGACGCCCTGTGGTGCTTCGACGCGCTGACGGGGAAGCGGCTGTGGCGCTTCGGCACCGGGCACTACGTGGGCGGCGGGGTGACCTGCGCGGACGGGCGGGTGTACTTCGGTTCCTACGACCACGACGTGTACTGCCTGGACGCCGCGAGCGGGGAGGAGGTCTGGCGCTACGAGACCGGCGGCTGGGTCTTCTCGACGCCCTTCGTGGCCGGGGGGAGGGTGTTCGTCGGGTCGCTGGACGGGTGGCTCTACTGCCTGGACGCCGCCACCGGCGCGCCGGTGTGGAAGTTCGAAACCCAGGGGGAGGTTTACAGCTCGCCCTACGTTTGGGAGGGGAAGGTCTATTTCGGCTCCGACGACACCTGGCTGCGGTGCCTGGACGTGGGGACGGGGCGGGCGCTGTGGCGCTACCGCGACCCCGACTACTGGAACTGCATCCGGTCGCGGATCGTGGTGTTCGACGGGCGGGTGTACTTCGGCTGCCTGAACCACATCGTTTACTGCGTGGACGCGGCGACGGGGATGGAGCGCTGGCGGCACAAGACGACGAACACGGTGGAGGCCGGGGGCGTGGTGGCGGGGAAGCTGACCGACGGGCGGGCGTTCTGGGTCTCGCAGCCGGCGCGCTGGCTCGAGTCCGGCGACTGGCCGGAGAAGCCCGAGGCGGCCGAGGCCGTGCTCTACATCGGCAGCGCCAACGGGAGCCTGTACTGCCTGAACGCGGCGGACGGGAAGGTGGTCTGGGCCTACGCGGCCAAGCGGCACATTTTATCCGACCCGGCCTGCGGCGGGGGGATGGCTTATTTTGCGAGCGACGACGGGTATCTGTACGCTGTGAAATCCGCCGCCCAGGATGGGGATTAG